One genomic segment of Thalassospiraceae bacterium LMO-SO8 includes these proteins:
- a CDS encoding ATP-binding protein, whose protein sequence is MTTQGSTTVPPRQGVRLRFVLAVVLIVVGSVPSVILASWLHARAIDIQVADVSQRSLLLAKTLARFIAGDLIEFQHALDGLTTQYPLSGLPKALIDSADHRGISAICLLSGARQPQDAIVISGTASCLPRDENRMWRDIRERLPASGGGIVFSQVLLDSDGQPAVFAVNFRAGLPLAAARMSLDRLRELRRSIVFGEKGHAAIVDHLGNIVSHPRPDWEAAIKNIAAIDPVARMIKGESGVSRFHSPAANLKMVAGYASVPVAGWGVMVPQPEQELSFHAEDIQKSTQIALIVGVLVAGGLAWWLAGWLTAPIARIEAASRRLAAGEPPGSVDAKGFLVPAEVASLASNFTVMAERMQIRDRERERIVDDVRRLKDELEQRVADRTLELTMEINERDRAEKELLRSKAEVEYANRAKTEFLAHMSHELRTPLNAILGFAEVVRDTDPALAKPEQTRQYVQYIYDSGSHLLTLINDLLDISRIEVGAMALEMQPVDLREAVESCVTIVSERASKAGLKLVSDLPDAPGTIEADPTRLRQILLNLMINAVKFTPKGGTVSLQLRRITDGAAEFVVSDTGIGIAPEDMSRIMEPFSQARHSHVSKSEGTGLGLPLAKAFAELHGGSLRVESRLGKGTTVRVIIPAAPPPQEAVANILN, encoded by the coding sequence ATGACGACCCAAGGGAGCACGACGGTTCCCCCGCGCCAGGGTGTACGTCTGCGTTTCGTTTTAGCGGTCGTGTTGATCGTTGTCGGCTCGGTACCGTCCGTCATCTTGGCGTCCTGGCTGCATGCCCGTGCCATCGACATCCAGGTTGCCGATGTGTCGCAGCGTTCCTTGCTGCTGGCCAAGACCCTGGCCCGTTTCATCGCAGGCGACCTGATCGAGTTTCAGCACGCTTTGGACGGCCTGACGACGCAATACCCCCTGTCCGGTCTGCCCAAGGCGCTGATCGACAGCGCCGATCATCGGGGGATATCGGCGATTTGCCTGTTGAGCGGCGCGCGCCAGCCCCAGGACGCCATCGTGATTTCCGGCACGGCCTCTTGTTTGCCGCGGGACGAAAACCGCATGTGGCGCGATATCCGGGAGCGGTTGCCGGCATCGGGCGGCGGCATCGTGTTTTCCCAGGTTCTGCTGGACAGCGACGGCCAACCCGCGGTGTTCGCCGTCAATTTCCGCGCCGGTTTGCCGCTTGCCGCGGCGCGCATGTCGCTTGATCGATTGCGCGAGTTGCGGCGTTCCATCGTGTTCGGCGAAAAGGGGCACGCGGCCATTGTCGACCACCTAGGGAACATCGTGTCTCATCCGCGCCCCGATTGGGAAGCCGCGATCAAAAACATCGCGGCCATCGACCCGGTGGCGCGCATGATAAAGGGGGAATCCGGTGTCTCCCGGTTCCATTCGCCCGCCGCCAACCTGAAGATGGTCGCCGGGTACGCCTCCGTGCCGGTCGCCGGTTGGGGGGTCATGGTGCCCCAGCCCGAACAGGAACTGTCGTTCCACGCCGAAGACATCCAGAAAAGCACCCAGATCGCCCTGATCGTCGGGGTGCTGGTGGCCGGTGGGCTTGCTTGGTGGCTGGCCGGCTGGCTGACCGCCCCCATCGCCCGGATCGAGGCGGCGTCGCGCCGTCTCGCGGCGGGCGAGCCGCCGGGTTCCGTTGACGCGAAAGGATTCCTGGTTCCGGCCGAAGTCGCCTCCTTGGCGTCCAACTTCACGGTCATGGCCGAGCGCATGCAGATTCGCGACCGGGAGCGCGAACGCATCGTTGACGACGTGCGCCGGCTGAAAGACGAACTGGAGCAGCGGGTCGCCGACCGCACGCTTGAACTGACCATGGAAATCAACGAACGCGACCGCGCGGAAAAGGAGCTTCTGCGCTCCAAGGCCGAGGTCGAATACGCCAACCGCGCCAAGACCGAGTTCCTGGCCCATATGAGCCACGAACTACGTACGCCGCTCAACGCGATCCTGGGCTTCGCCGAGGTCGTGCGCGACACCGACCCGGCCCTGGCGAAACCCGAGCAGACCCGCCAGTACGTGCAATATATCTATGATTCCGGCAGCCATCTGCTGACCCTGATCAACGACCTGTTGGACATCTCGCGGATCGAGGTCGGCGCGATGGCCCTTGAGATGCAGCCGGTCGATCTGCGCGAGGCCGTCGAAAGTTGCGTCACCATTGTTTCCGAGCGGGCGTCCAAGGCCGGGCTGAAGCTGGTTTCGGACCTGCCGGATGCCCCGGGCACCATCGAGGCCGATCCCACCCGTCTGCGCCAAATTCTGCTGAACCTCATGATCAACGCGGTCAAGTTCACGCCCAAGGGCGGCACGGTCAGCCTTCAGCTGCGCCGGATAACCGATGGGGCGGCGGAGTTCGTCGTCAGCGATACGGGCATCGGCATCGCGCCTGAGGACATGTCGCGGATCATGGAACCGTTCAGTCAGGCGCGGCACAGCCATGTGTCGAAAAGCGAAGGAACGGGCCTGGGCCTGCCGTTGGCCAAGGCCTTTGCCGAGTTGCACGGCGGCAGCTTGAGGGTCGAAAGCCGCCTCGGTAAGGGGACCACGGTGCGGGTCATTATCCCGGCTGCGCCTCCGCCTCAGGAAGCTGTTGCTAATATATTGAATTAA
- the ssb gene encoding single-stranded DNA-binding protein: MAGSVNKVILVGNLGRDPEVRFSQSGQKIVNMSIATSETWKDKQSGDRKEKTEWHRVVVFDERLADVCERYLKKGSKVYLEGTLQTRKWTGNDGVEKYTTEVVLPRFNGVMTMLDGRGEGGGGGGGGYGGSDDSGSSWDGPGNDSSGASSGGGGGGRSDLDDEIPF, translated from the coding sequence ATGGCAGGAAGCGTCAACAAAGTCATTTTGGTCGGCAATCTTGGCCGCGACCCCGAAGTCCGGTTTTCCCAGTCCGGCCAGAAGATCGTCAACATGTCCATCGCCACCTCGGAAACCTGGAAAGACAAGCAATCCGGGGATCGCAAGGAAAAGACGGAATGGCATCGTGTCGTGGTCTTCGACGAGCGGCTTGCCGACGTCTGCGAGCGGTACCTGAAGAAGGGATCCAAGGTCTATCTGGAAGGCACGTTGCAGACCCGCAAATGGACGGGAAACGATGGGGTCGAGAAATACACGACCGAGGTTGTCCTGCCCCGCTTCAATGGCGTCATGACCATGCTCGACGGCCGCGGTGAAGGCGGCGGCGGTGGTGGTGGCGGCTATGGCGGGTCCGACGACAGTGGATCAAGCTGGGACGGCCCGGGCAACGACAGTTCGGGCGCGAGCAGTGGCGGCGGCGGTGGCGGCCGGTCCGACCTGGACGACGAAATTCCGTTCTGA
- a CDS encoding nitric-oxide reductase large subunit, protein MQTTSLKRLWLALGLILIASFGTLGFLGREIHREAPPIPAAVVSAAGDVLFTKDDIQTGRQVYQSMGGQQVGSIWGHGAYLAPDWSADWLHREAVTLLQVWAERVYRAARFEDLTPGQQAVLKDRLKTEMRLNTYDPASGTITVSDDRAEAIARVAGHYVALFGNGAELASLREDYAIANNAIPDQGRREKLAAFFQWAAWATTTERPGQDITYTANWPHEELVGNAPSTDNVVWSIASIVLLIAGIGALSWWHSARKEEPAPRAPAEDPLGGLAPTPSMKATAKYFWTVIALFGAQIFLGAVTAHYAVEGHDFYGIPLSDVLPYAVTRTWHTQLAVFWIATAWLATGLYLAPALSGHEPKFQKLGVDLLYGALVLVVVGSMAGEWLGVQQMFDLDTNFWIGHQGWEYVDLGRVWQIALFAGLMLWLALMGRALWPALRKPGDQQPLIVILFLSTIAIGLFYGAGLTWGKHTHLSMIEYWRWWVVHLWVEGFFEVFATAAVALLTVKLGLVRARTANHAVLFATVIFLTGGVLGTLHHLYFSGTTTGVIAVGAVFSALEVVPLALVGHEAFETYRLTKRAPWVETYKWPILFFVAVAFWNLVGAGLFGFLINPPISLYYVQGLNLTATHGHAALFGVYGLLGIGLMLFCLRGLFPRQAWSDRPLAWAFWLLNGGLAMMVVMSLFPVGIVQAWASVSKGLWYARSAEVMQSDLVHTLVWLRVPGDIVFSAGAAVLAVFAAGLVLRSRRKRAPAAETPAVTAQPAE, encoded by the coding sequence ATGCAAACGACATCATTGAAACGGCTGTGGCTGGCCCTCGGCCTGATCCTCATCGCGTCCTTCGGGACCCTGGGGTTCCTGGGCCGGGAGATCCACCGCGAGGCGCCGCCGATTCCGGCGGCCGTCGTATCCGCCGCCGGTGACGTCCTTTTCACCAAGGACGACATTCAGACCGGCCGCCAGGTCTACCAATCCATGGGCGGCCAGCAGGTCGGCTCGATCTGGGGTCACGGCGCCTATCTGGCGCCCGACTGGTCGGCGGACTGGCTGCACCGGGAAGCCGTCACCCTGCTCCAGGTCTGGGCCGAACGCGTGTATCGGGCAGCGCGCTTCGAAGACCTGACCCCGGGCCAGCAGGCAGTGCTCAAGGATCGCCTGAAGACCGAAATGCGCTTGAACACCTACGACCCTGCGAGCGGCACCATCACGGTGTCGGATGACCGGGCCGAAGCCATCGCCCGCGTCGCCGGGCATTATGTCGCCCTGTTCGGCAACGGCGCCGAACTCGCCAGCCTGCGCGAGGACTATGCCATCGCCAACAACGCCATCCCCGATCAGGGGCGGCGCGAAAAGCTGGCGGCGTTCTTCCAATGGGCCGCCTGGGCGACGACCACGGAACGTCCCGGCCAAGACATCACCTACACCGCCAACTGGCCCCATGAGGAACTGGTCGGAAACGCGCCGTCGACGGACAACGTGGTGTGGTCGATCGCCAGCATAGTACTCCTGATCGCCGGCATCGGCGCGCTGAGTTGGTGGCATTCGGCGCGCAAGGAGGAACCAGCGCCGCGGGCGCCGGCCGAGGATCCGCTCGGCGGCCTTGCCCCGACGCCTTCCATGAAGGCGACCGCCAAATACTTCTGGACGGTCATTGCCCTGTTCGGCGCGCAGATTTTCCTGGGCGCCGTGACCGCCCACTACGCGGTCGAAGGTCATGACTTCTACGGCATTCCGCTTTCTGACGTCCTGCCCTATGCGGTGACCCGTACCTGGCACACGCAGTTGGCCGTGTTCTGGATCGCCACGGCCTGGCTGGCCACGGGGCTCTACCTCGCCCCGGCGCTGAGCGGGCACGAGCCGAAGTTCCAGAAGCTCGGCGTCGACCTGCTCTACGGCGCGCTCGTCCTGGTCGTGGTCGGCTCCATGGCCGGCGAATGGCTGGGCGTGCAGCAGATGTTCGACCTGGACACCAACTTCTGGATCGGCCACCAGGGCTGGGAATACGTCGACCTGGGCCGCGTGTGGCAGATCGCCCTGTTCGCCGGGCTGATGCTGTGGCTGGCGTTGATGGGCCGGGCCCTGTGGCCGGCACTGCGTAAACCCGGCGACCAGCAACCGCTGATCGTCATCCTGTTCCTGTCCACGATCGCCATCGGCCTGTTCTACGGGGCCGGCCTGACCTGGGGCAAGCACACGCACCTATCGATGATCGAGTACTGGCGCTGGTGGGTGGTTCACCTGTGGGTCGAGGGCTTCTTCGAGGTCTTCGCCACGGCGGCCGTCGCATTGCTGACGGTGAAGCTGGGCCTCGTCCGCGCCCGCACGGCCAACCATGCCGTTCTGTTCGCCACCGTGATCTTCTTGACAGGCGGCGTGTTGGGCACCTTACACCACCTCTACTTCTCGGGCACGACCACGGGTGTGATCGCCGTGGGGGCCGTGTTCTCGGCGCTGGAGGTTGTGCCGCTTGCCCTGGTCGGTCACGAGGCCTTCGAGACCTACCGCCTGACCAAGCGCGCGCCTTGGGTCGAGACCTATAAATGGCCGATCCTGTTCTTCGTCGCGGTCGCGTTCTGGAATCTGGTGGGCGCCGGCCTGTTCGGCTTCCTCATCAACCCGCCGATCTCGCTCTACTACGTGCAGGGCCTCAATCTGACGGCAACCCACGGCCATGCCGCTCTGTTCGGGGTCTACGGACTGCTCGGCATCGGACTGATGCTGTTCTGCCTGCGCGGTCTGTTCCCCCGTCAAGCCTGGTCGGACCGGCCGCTCGCCTGGGCGTTCTGGCTGCTCAACGGCGGGCTCGCCATGATGGTGGTCATGAGCCTGTTCCCGGTCGGCATCGTGCAAGCCTGGGCCAGCGTCTCGAAAGGCCTGTGGTACGCGCGGTCGGCCGAGGTGATGCAGAGCGATCTGGTTCACACCCTGGTGTGGCTGCGGGTGCCGGGCGACATCGTGTTCAGCGCCGGTGCGGCCGTCCTGGCGGTGTTCGCGGCCGGCCTTGTCCTGCGGTCTCGGCGCAAGCGCGCTCCCGCCGCCGAAACACCGGCCGTCACCGCCCAGCCGGCCGAATAA
- the coaD gene encoding pantetheine-phosphate adenylyltransferase, translating to MPGHRGVYPGTFDPVTKGHMDIITRGARVVDELVVAVAVNAGKGPLFTLEERVAMLEAEIAALDGGIAARVEVKPFDNLLMEFVGEVGASLIVRGLRAVSDFEYEFQMAGMNARLNPKVETVFLMASERHQFISSRFVKEIGSLGGDVGHFVSPAVKEQLMVRFAERKNAAD from the coding sequence ATGCCCGGCCATCGCGGCGTTTACCCCGGCACCTTCGACCCGGTGACCAAGGGGCATATGGACATCATCACGCGGGGGGCCCGGGTGGTCGACGAACTGGTCGTCGCCGTGGCCGTCAACGCGGGCAAGGGGCCCCTGTTCACGCTCGAGGAACGGGTCGCCATGCTGGAGGCCGAGATCGCGGCCCTCGACGGCGGAATCGCCGCGCGGGTCGAGGTCAAACCCTTCGACAATCTGCTCATGGAATTCGTCGGCGAGGTCGGCGCGTCTCTTATTGTTCGCGGACTGCGCGCCGTGTCCGACTTCGAATACGAATTCCAGATGGCGGGCATGAATGCGCGCCTCAATCCCAAGGTGGAAACCGTGTTCCTCATGGCGTCCGAACGCCATCAGTTCATCTCGTCCCGTTTCGTCAAGGAAATCGGCTCCCTCGGCGGCGATGTCGGCCATTTCGTCTCGCCGGCGGTGAAGGAACAGTTGATGGTGCGCTTCGCCGAGCGCAAGAACGCCGCCGACTGA
- a CDS encoding NnrU family protein, with protein MIELATALALLALTHWVPSAPGVRPLLIRRLGLGGFRAAHSLVSLAIVAWLVVAYGAADGPWLWVPPIWGRWVAVFAMPLALWLIVARLLERPNASPTGIYRITATPGSLGLLVWAVLHLLNVGDARAVMLFGTFAAIALAAMVKNWKTAPPARRVVGILPGLGMLSGRTPVVLRDLRPLPALLAIGLWLLLLVLHPIVIGLDPLAGIVR; from the coding sequence ATGATCGAACTCGCCACAGCCCTGGCCCTGCTGGCCCTGACCCACTGGGTTCCCTCCGCACCCGGCGTCCGTCCCCTTTTGATCCGCCGCCTGGGCCTCGGCGGCTTTCGCGCGGCGCATAGCCTCGTTTCCCTGGCGATCGTCGCCTGGCTGGTCGTCGCCTATGGCGCGGCGGATGGCCCCTGGCTGTGGGTGCCGCCGATCTGGGGCCGTTGGGTCGCCGTTTTCGCGATGCCCTTGGCGCTGTGGCTGATTGTCGCACGGCTTCTTGAACGGCCGAACGCCTCTCCCACGGGCATCTACAGGATCACGGCGACGCCGGGCTCTCTCGGTCTGCTCGTCTGGGCGGTCCTGCACCTTCTGAACGTCGGCGACGCCCGCGCGGTTATGCTGTTCGGCACCTTCGCCGCCATTGCCCTGGCGGCCATGGTCAAGAACTGGAAGACCGCGCCGCCGGCGCGCCGGGTTGTCGGCATCCTGCCCGGCCTGGGCATGCTGTCGGGACGTACGCCCGTCGTCTTACGCGACTTGCGCCCGTTGCCGGCCCTTCTCGCCATCGGCCTGTGGCTTTTGTTGTTGGTCCTGCATCCCATCGTCATCGGCCTGGACCCGCTGGCCGGCATCGTTCGCTGA
- a CDS encoding DUF1858 domain-containing protein encodes MQSAELGKMIVNDLLTRWPRATRAFNRLKMACPGCVMAPFETVNEACAAHGVKVSGLTAAIHEEISAEAGTDAVREVRL; translated from the coding sequence ATGCAATCCGCTGAACTTGGGAAAATGATCGTCAACGACTTGCTGACCCGCTGGCCGAGGGCCACGCGTGCCTTCAACCGCCTGAAGATGGCCTGCCCAGGCTGCGTCATGGCGCCGTTCGAAACCGTGAATGAGGCCTGCGCGGCCCATGGCGTTAAGGTCAGCGGTTTGACGGCTGCCATCCATGAGGAAATCAGTGCAGAGGCCGGCACCGACGCGGTACGGGAGGTTCGGTTATGA
- a CDS encoding Crp/Fnr family transcriptional regulator, producing the protein MADDPALTAAAEAARELPLKINESLFLQGEEASYSYLLAWGRVRLDQTTPDGRNVVIRFLGPGDLVGTVAVLRRKPYPATPVAVEDGMALFWSATAKAKLIAEHPVLASNAIDLIGGRLEELQERLRELATQRVERRIAATLLRMVRQAGRRVEDGVEIPFILSRNEIAEMNATTLHTVSRTLAAWEQEGILSGKRSSHLVITQPHRLVQIAEHE; encoded by the coding sequence ATGGCCGACGACCCGGCGTTGACCGCGGCGGCGGAGGCGGCCAGGGAGTTACCGCTCAAGATCAACGAAAGCCTGTTCCTGCAAGGGGAGGAGGCGAGTTACAGCTACCTCCTTGCCTGGGGCCGCGTGCGGTTGGATCAGACGACTCCCGATGGACGCAACGTGGTTATCCGTTTTCTCGGCCCGGGCGACTTGGTCGGCACCGTCGCCGTCCTGCGCAGGAAGCCCTATCCGGCCACGCCGGTGGCGGTCGAGGACGGTATGGCCTTGTTCTGGAGCGCCACCGCCAAGGCCAAGCTGATCGCCGAACATCCTGTTCTGGCGAGCAACGCCATCGATCTGATCGGCGGACGGCTGGAAGAACTGCAGGAACGTTTGAGGGAACTGGCGACCCAGCGGGTTGAGCGCCGCATCGCCGCGACTCTGCTGCGCATGGTGCGGCAGGCGGGGCGACGGGTCGAGGATGGCGTCGAAATTCCGTTCATCCTGTCGCGCAACGAAATCGCGGAAATGAACGCAACGACCCTGCATACGGTGAGCCGCACCCTGGCCGCCTGGGAACAGGAGGGAATTCTCAGCGGCAAGCGGTCGTCGCATCTGGTCATCACCCAGCCGCACCGGCTGGTTCAGATCGCCGAGCATGAATAA
- the gyrA gene encoding DNA gyrase subunit A: MRSSYLDYAMSVIVSRALPDVRDGLKPVQRRILFSMKENGYEAGKPYRKSARIVGDVMGKYHPHGDQAIYDAMVRLAQNFSMRLPLVDGQGNYGSMDGDRAAAMRYTEARLARSAHALLEDIDRETVDFQPNYDESSREPVVLPAGFPNLLVNGAAGIAVGMATNIPPHNLGEVISACCAYIDNPDITIDELIANHVQGPDFPTGAQILGKQGIISAYHTGRGSVVVRGKTSIEEIRKDRFAIIVHEVPYQVNKARMIEIMADAVRDKKIEGISDLRDESDRDGVRVVVEIKRDAEPEVVLAQLYRFTPLQTSFGVNMLALDQGRPKMMNLKDIIVAFVAFREEVIRRRTIYELAKARERAHVLVGLAVAVVNIDEVIALIRAAKDPQAAREQLMSRDWPADEIEPMIRLLDEPGRAVVDGVYKLSEEQARAILELRLHRLTGLERDKIGGDLKELGAQISHYLELLASREMLFKLLRDELVEMSEKFADPRRTSLEDDEFEHDLEDLIQREDMVVTVTNAGYVKRVPLSTYRAQRRGGKGRSGMATRDEDFVSQVFVANTHTPMLFFSSAGMVYKMKVYRLPVGTPQARGKAFINLLPLKEGETISTVMPLPEDESTWGDLFVMFATASGYVRRNALSDFTDVRANGKIAMKFEGDYADDKLVRVRVCTEDDDILLSAAGGKCIRFPVPDVRVFSGRSSHGVRGMRLPKGDELIALSVVRHVKVETDDRDAYLQARNAARRLKSGDYSERPEDKARDEELAARLEEPKFQEMQENDQFILTLTEDGYGKRTSAYEYRISGRGGQGVGNINVERAGKPDARVVAAFGVLEEDQLVMVSNGGQIIRVPVDGISIYSRSSRGVRVFNTAEGEHVVSVSRLRDVQDDGEDEDDMEDGEGETAEASGAAPEEAAADTPDDSPDAPEEEQP; this comes from the coding sequence ATGCGTTCGTCCTACCTCGATTACGCCATGAGCGTGATCGTCAGCCGGGCGCTGCCGGACGTGCGCGACGGCCTGAAGCCGGTGCAGCGGCGCATCCTGTTTTCCATGAAGGAAAACGGCTACGAGGCGGGCAAGCCCTACCGCAAATCCGCGCGTATCGTCGGGGACGTCATGGGTAAGTATCACCCCCATGGCGATCAGGCGATCTACGACGCCATGGTGCGTTTGGCGCAGAACTTTTCCATGCGGCTGCCGCTGGTCGACGGGCAGGGAAACTACGGCTCCATGGACGGCGACCGTGCCGCCGCCATGCGGTATACGGAGGCGCGCCTGGCGCGCTCCGCCCATGCCTTGTTGGAGGATATCGACCGGGAAACGGTGGATTTTCAGCCCAACTACGACGAATCCTCGCGCGAGCCGGTGGTTCTGCCGGCGGGGTTCCCGAACCTTCTGGTCAACGGGGCGGCGGGCATCGCCGTCGGCATGGCGACCAACATTCCGCCCCACAATCTGGGCGAGGTGATTTCCGCCTGCTGCGCCTATATCGATAATCCCGACATCACCATCGACGAGTTGATCGCCAACCACGTGCAGGGCCCGGATTTCCCCACGGGGGCCCAGATTCTCGGCAAGCAGGGCATAATTTCGGCCTACCACACGGGGCGCGGGTCCGTGGTCGTGCGCGGCAAGACCTCGATCGAGGAAATCCGCAAGGACCGCTTCGCGATCATCGTCCATGAAGTTCCCTATCAGGTGAACAAGGCGCGCATGATCGAGATCATGGCCGACGCCGTGCGCGACAAGAAGATCGAGGGCATTTCCGACCTGCGTGACGAGTCCGACCGCGACGGCGTGCGCGTGGTCGTCGAGATCAAGCGCGACGCCGAGCCCGAGGTCGTGCTGGCCCAGTTATACCGCTTCACGCCGCTACAGACATCGTTCGGCGTCAACATGCTGGCCCTGGATCAGGGGCGGCCGAAGATGATGAACCTGAAGGACATCATCGTCGCCTTCGTCGCCTTCCGTGAAGAAGTCATCCGCCGGCGCACCATCTATGAACTGGCCAAGGCGCGGGAACGCGCCCACGTGTTGGTGGGATTGGCCGTCGCCGTGGTCAACATCGACGAAGTCATCGCCCTGATCCGCGCCGCGAAGGATCCGCAGGCGGCGCGCGAGCAGTTGATGTCCCGCGACTGGCCGGCCGACGAGATCGAACCCATGATCCGCCTGTTGGACGAGCCCGGCCGCGCCGTGGTCGACGGCGTCTACAAGCTGTCGGAGGAACAGGCCCGGGCGATCCTGGAACTGCGCCTGCACCGCCTGACCGGGCTGGAGCGGGACAAGATCGGCGGCGACCTGAAGGAACTGGGCGCGCAGATCAGCCATTACCTGGAGTTGCTCGCCTCGCGCGAAATGCTGTTCAAGCTGTTGCGCGACGAACTGGTGGAAATGAGCGAGAAGTTCGCCGATCCGCGCCGCACGTCCCTGGAAGACGACGAGTTCGAACACGACCTCGAGGATCTGATCCAGCGCGAGGATATGGTCGTCACCGTGACCAACGCGGGATATGTGAAGCGCGTGCCGCTGTCGACCTACCGCGCGCAGCGCCGCGGCGGCAAGGGGCGGTCGGGCATGGCGACCCGCGACGAGGATTTCGTCAGCCAGGTGTTCGTCGCCAATACGCATACCCCCATGCTGTTCTTCTCCTCCGCCGGCATGGTCTACAAAATGAAGGTCTACCGTCTGCCCGTCGGCACGCCGCAGGCGCGCGGCAAGGCGTTCATCAACCTGCTGCCGCTGAAAGAGGGCGAGACGATCTCCACCGTCATGCCGTTGCCAGAGGATGAAAGCACCTGGGGCGATCTGTTCGTCATGTTCGCCACGGCGTCCGGCTATGTGCGCCGGAATGCCTTGTCCGATTTCACGGATGTGCGCGCCAACGGCAAGATCGCCATGAAGTTCGAGGGCGATTACGCGGACGACAAACTGGTCCGCGTGCGCGTCTGTACGGAAGACGACGACATTCTGCTGTCGGCCGCCGGCGGCAAGTGCATTCGGTTCCCCGTTCCCGACGTGCGGGTGTTTTCCGGCCGTTCGTCCCATGGCGTGCGCGGCATGCGCCTGCCCAAGGGGGACGAGCTGATCGCGCTTTCCGTGGTCCGCCATGTGAAGGTCGAAACGGACGACCGCGACGCCTACTTGCAGGCCCGCAACGCGGCCCGGCGTCTGAAGTCGGGCGATTATTCCGAACGCCCCGAGGACAAGGCGCGCGACGAGGAACTGGCGGCCCGCCTGGAGGAACCCAAATTCCAGGAAATGCAGGAAAATGACCAGTTCATCCTGACCCTGACCGAAGACGGTTACGGCAAGCGCACGTCCGCCTATGAATACCGGATTTCCGGACGCGGCGGGCAGGGCGTCGGCAACATCAACGTGGAACGCGCGGGCAAGCCCGACGCCCGCGTGGTCGCGGCCTTCGGCGTGTTGGAGGAAGACCAGCTTGTCATGGTGTCCAACGGCGGTCAGATCATCCGCGTGCCCGTGGACGGCATTTCCATCTATTCGCGGTCATCGCGCGGCGTGCGGGTGTTCAACACGGCGGAGGGCGAACACGTCGTCTCCGTATCGCGCCTGCGCGACGTGCAGGACGACGGCGAGGACGAGGACGACATGGAAGACGGCGAGGGCGAAACCGCCGAAGCGTCAGGCGCCGCGCCGGAAGAGGCAGCAGCCGACACCCCGGATGATTCTCCCGACGCCCCGGAAGAGGAGCAGCCCTGA
- the nirK gene encoding copper-containing nitrite reductase, with protein sequence MKPFLKATTSALALAAVIGLGSVTTAAAAESIVRNPAEVPAPITRSKPTTVKVALETIERVAELNDGSTYRFWTFNNQVPGPMIRVRVGDTVEVTMKNAGDSWVGHNVDFHAVTGPGGGAKATIAAPGESKSFTFKAMKPGLYVYHCATPTVAQHIANGMYGMILVEPEGGLPKVDKEFYVMQGELYTTEPIGTKGELTEDYDRLIDELPTHYVFNGKVGGLTKDKPLTAKVGETARIYFGVGGPNKTSSFHVIGEIFDTVYDLGGVKRTTKDVQTVTVAPGGATIADIKFEVPGTYVVVDHALSRLEKGLAGHIKVDGPENPEVFKAPKKDELAANR encoded by the coding sequence ATGAAACCATTCCTGAAAGCCACGACAAGCGCATTGGCCCTGGCCGCCGTTATCGGCCTGGGCAGCGTGACAACCGCCGCCGCCGCCGAAAGCATCGTCCGCAATCCGGCGGAAGTTCCCGCCCCCATCACCCGCAGCAAGCCCACGACCGTGAAGGTCGCGCTTGAGACCATCGAGCGCGTCGCCGAACTGAACGACGGCAGCACCTACCGCTTCTGGACCTTCAACAACCAAGTGCCGGGCCCGATGATCCGGGTGCGCGTCGGCGACACGGTCGAGGTCACCATGAAGAACGCCGGCGACAGCTGGGTCGGGCACAACGTGGATTTCCACGCGGTTACCGGTCCCGGCGGCGGCGCCAAGGCGACCATCGCCGCCCCCGGCGAGTCCAAGTCCTTCACCTTCAAGGCGATGAAGCCGGGGCTTTATGTCTATCACTGCGCGACGCCGACGGTCGCCCAGCATATCGCCAATGGGATGTACGGGATGATCTTGGTCGAGCCCGAAGGCGGCCTGCCGAAGGTCGACAAGGAATTCTACGTCATGCAGGGCGAGCTCTACACCACCGAGCCGATCGGAACCAAGGGCGAGTTGACCGAGGACTATGACCGCCTGATCGACGAACTGCCGACCCACTATGTGTTCAACGGCAAGGTCGGCGGTCTGACCAAGGACAAGCCCCTGACCGCCAAGGTCGGCGAGACCGCGCGCATCTACTTCGGTGTCGGCGGCCCCAACAAGACGTCCAGCTTCCACGTGATCGGCGAGATCTTCGACACGGTCTACGACCTGGGCGGCGTCAAGCGGACCACCAAAGACGTGCAGACGGTGACCGTCGCCCCCGGCGGCGCCACCATCGCCGACATCAAGTTCGAGGTGCCGGGCACCTACGTGGTCGTCGACCATGCCCTGAGCCGCCTCGAAAAAGGCCTGGCCGGACACATCAAGGTAGACGGCCCCGAGAACCCCGAGGTGTTCAAGGCGCCGAAGAAGGACGAACTGGCCGCGAACCGCTGA